One window of Symbiobacterium terraclitae genomic DNA carries:
- a CDS encoding BtrH N-terminal domain-containing protein, with product MASATIAYRHIAGSHCESTAMRNWLAHLGIELSEELCLGIGCGLGFTYFRMPGMPHFLVMGRGDDLEFHLADNLGLILEMHKPGGRDPWIPVKELLDAGEPVLVDVDVRHLEYIRRSDSWPEGVGFGGHKVMLVGYDEEAGVAYAHDYAWWDRLTIPLADLAAARLAAGGVTEPEGKWYTLSRPRGLEPDLPRAVRSALAGTAHRLLHPWDKFHGLPAIRGLMEELPLWPRLLGEERARTSARLAYIMFDVAGTGRGCFRRIYGRFLLEAAPLVDEPELEALGRHYLQLAKLWSQLSAMLREAGEGRPCPVFEGKAGSLLAEIARGETEGASRLEEVVSGWI from the coding sequence ATGGCATCTGCGACCATCGCGTACAGGCACATCGCCGGTTCGCACTGCGAGTCCACGGCGATGCGCAACTGGCTCGCCCATCTGGGGATCGAGCTCTCGGAGGAGCTCTGCCTCGGCATCGGCTGCGGCCTGGGCTTCACCTACTTCCGCATGCCGGGCATGCCGCACTTCCTGGTGATGGGACGGGGCGACGACCTGGAGTTCCACCTGGCCGACAACCTGGGCCTCATCCTCGAGATGCACAAGCCGGGCGGCCGCGATCCCTGGATCCCGGTGAAGGAGCTGCTCGACGCGGGCGAGCCGGTGCTGGTCGACGTGGACGTCCGCCACCTGGAGTACATCCGCCGCTCGGACAGCTGGCCCGAAGGCGTGGGCTTCGGCGGGCACAAGGTGATGCTGGTCGGGTACGACGAGGAGGCAGGGGTCGCCTACGCCCACGACTACGCCTGGTGGGACCGGCTGACGATCCCCCTGGCCGACCTGGCGGCGGCGCGGCTGGCGGCCGGCGGCGTCACGGAGCCCGAGGGCAAGTGGTACACCCTGAGCCGCCCCCGGGGCCTCGAGCCCGACCTGCCCCGCGCCGTCCGCAGCGCCCTGGCCGGGACCGCCCACCGCCTGCTCCACCCCTGGGACAAGTTCCACGGGCTCCCCGCCATCCGGGGCCTCATGGAGGAGCTTCCGCTGTGGCCCCGGCTGCTGGGTGAGGAGCGGGCCCGGACCAGCGCCCGCCTCGCCTACATCATGTTCGACGTGGCCGGGACGGGGCGGGGCTGCTTCCGGCGGATCTACGGCCGCTTCCTGCTCGAGGCCGCTCCGCTGGTGGACGAGCCGGAGCTGGAGGCGCTGGGGCGCCACTACCTGCAGCTGGCCAAGCTCTGGAGCCAGCTGTCGGCGATGCTGCGGGAGGCCGGCGAGGGGCGCCCGTGCCCGGTCT
- a CDS encoding BtrH N-terminal domain-containing protein: MRRMLPFDHHQLGLNCGSAPIRDVLEYYGLKFTESMCFGLGSGLVFVYHHSDPETCPDPAYWAPYWSVTGRGWQPYADLAHLLDIRLIVKRGQTAEDSWDEIRRLIDAGVPVIVDCDRKPLVPYFNQTWDLPPCVASYNFGGHKTIVVGYDDERATVAVVENMLPGVWEVPFEAFQASRSSAEYYPSENEWMYIEPLEPTVPLKDAIPFAIRKVVNRYHSRFWNGAIGLSGLRRFCEEFPHWPELLPPTKFQATVFMTDLQCNLLSGGGHHRKMYSRFLMECADLLGDERYVSLARHYAGLARTWNELNSLMLEGARAGEPRAVFEGERAKGLLQSILDGEAEAAERLEALLT; encoded by the coding sequence ATGAGGCGGATGCTGCCGTTTGATCACCATCAGCTCGGCCTGAACTGCGGATCGGCACCCATCAGGGACGTGCTGGAGTACTACGGGCTGAAGTTCACGGAGTCCATGTGCTTCGGCCTGGGCTCCGGCCTGGTCTTCGTCTACCACCACAGCGACCCGGAGACCTGCCCGGACCCGGCCTACTGGGCGCCGTACTGGTCCGTCACCGGGAGGGGGTGGCAGCCCTACGCCGACCTCGCCCACCTGCTCGACATCCGGCTCATCGTCAAGCGGGGCCAGACGGCCGAGGACTCGTGGGACGAGATCCGGCGGCTGATCGACGCCGGGGTGCCGGTCATCGTGGACTGCGACCGCAAGCCGCTGGTCCCCTACTTCAACCAGACCTGGGACCTGCCGCCCTGCGTGGCCTCCTACAACTTCGGCGGCCACAAGACCATCGTGGTCGGGTACGACGACGAGCGAGCCACCGTGGCCGTGGTTGAGAACATGCTGCCGGGCGTCTGGGAGGTGCCCTTCGAGGCCTTCCAGGCCTCCCGGAGTTCGGCCGAGTACTACCCCTCCGAGAACGAGTGGATGTACATCGAGCCGCTGGAACCGACCGTCCCGCTCAAGGACGCGATCCCCTTCGCCATCCGCAAGGTGGTCAACCGCTATCACTCGCGCTTCTGGAACGGCGCCATCGGCCTCTCGGGGCTCCGCCGGTTCTGCGAGGAGTTTCCGCACTGGCCGGAGCTTCTGCCGCCCACCAAGTTCCAGGCCACGGTCTTCATGACCGACCTGCAGTGCAACCTGCTCAGCGGCGGCGGCCACCACCGGAAGATGTACTCCCGCTTCCTCATGGAATGCGCCGACCTGCTTGGCGACGAGCGGTACGTGTCGCTGGCCCGCCACTACGCGGGCCTGGCCCGCACCTGGAACGAGCTCAACAGCCTCATGCTGGAGGGCGCGCGGGCCGGCGAACCCCGGGCGGTTTTCGAAGGCGAGCGCGCGAAGGGCCTGCTGCAGTCGATCCTTGACGGCGAAGCAGAGGCTGCGGAGCGGCTGGAGGCGCTGCTCACATGA
- a CDS encoding radical SAM protein: protein MGQMDRDSPGQVPSVLYTWPAGRAPQVWLEAVADDGSALPPLACPGTERARGRQLWRVPEVPANAARVSFRAAGPGGQTEARLGTWERDGRAWRHVPDLPGTPLRMLGLRLIDWCNLRCRMCGQVPRWERMTARQAVAGALRLPRLRSLLEEAVAMRPAVYLWGGEPFLHPDIVPLIRTIRELGMHCTINTNGTTLTAHAAALAEAPPDLLIVSVDGPPEVHEQIRRMPGLFRRVREGLHRLRQAAGRQVRIQINTVVLRENLPRLREMPAVAEDLMADALEFQLPMFLTPQMLAEYRQQAQTCFGVDGASATGFLDDSPPPDPAEVWQAVCEAGRNARIPVTLWPPLGEEQVRTYFTQPALPTRSGCRLPWDSLWLEPDGRVVPCPDYPDVAVGDAASAGLAEVRWGEPMRRFRRTLMELGHLSVCAKCCQLHQDFQPKVPLTGGLLR from the coding sequence ATGGGGCAGATGGACAGGGACTCGCCCGGTCAGGTTCCTTCGGTGTTGTACACGTGGCCCGCCGGGCGGGCGCCGCAGGTCTGGCTGGAGGCCGTCGCTGACGACGGGAGCGCCCTGCCGCCGCTGGCGTGCCCCGGGACGGAGCGGGCTCGGGGACGGCAGCTCTGGCGGGTTCCGGAGGTTCCGGCGAACGCCGCACGGGTGTCGTTCCGGGCCGCAGGACCCGGCGGGCAGACGGAGGCCCGCCTCGGGACCTGGGAGCGAGACGGGCGGGCGTGGCGACACGTGCCCGACCTTCCCGGGACGCCCCTCCGGATGCTCGGTCTGCGGCTGATCGACTGGTGCAATCTGCGCTGCCGGATGTGCGGCCAGGTGCCGCGGTGGGAGCGGATGACCGCGCGGCAGGCCGTGGCGGGGGCGCTCCGCCTGCCCCGGCTCCGGAGCCTGCTGGAGGAGGCCGTAGCGATGCGGCCGGCCGTCTACCTCTGGGGCGGCGAGCCGTTCCTGCACCCTGACATCGTCCCCCTCATCCGCACGATCCGGGAACTGGGGATGCACTGCACGATCAACACCAACGGCACGACGCTCACAGCCCATGCGGCCGCGCTGGCGGAAGCGCCGCCGGACCTGCTGATCGTCTCCGTGGACGGCCCCCCGGAGGTGCATGAGCAGATCCGGCGGATGCCGGGGCTCTTCCGGCGGGTGCGGGAGGGGCTGCACCGCCTGCGGCAGGCGGCCGGCCGCCAGGTGCGCATCCAGATCAACACGGTGGTGCTGCGCGAGAACCTCCCCCGGCTCAGGGAGATGCCGGCGGTCGCGGAGGACCTGATGGCCGATGCGCTGGAGTTCCAACTCCCCATGTTCCTCACACCGCAGATGCTGGCGGAGTACCGGCAACAGGCCCAGACCTGCTTCGGCGTCGACGGGGCCTCCGCGACCGGCTTCCTGGACGACTCCCCACCGCCGGATCCCGCCGAGGTGTGGCAGGCCGTGTGCGAGGCGGGGCGAAACGCCCGCATCCCGGTGACGCTCTGGCCGCCACTGGGCGAGGAGCAGGTGCGCACCTACTTCACCCAGCCCGCCCTGCCGACCCGGAGCGGGTGCAGGCTGCCCTGGGACTCGCTCTGGCTGGAGCCCGACGGCCGGGTGGTGCCCTGCCCGGACTATCCGGACGTCGCCGTGGGCGACGCCGCCTCCGCCGGCCTCGCGGAGGTGCGGTGGGGCGAGCCCATGCGCCGGTTCCGCCGCACCCTGATGGAGCTGGGGCACCTGTCGGTCTGTGCGAAGTGCTGCCAACTGCACCAGGACTTCCAGCCAAAGGTACCGCTGACGGGGGGGCTACTGCGATGA
- a CDS encoding ABC transporter permease, with amino-acid sequence MYALNNISVRKLRTALTVLGVAVCVQLFVVITSILNYTIKDLEQELAKYAGQMFVQVDTGVSTGEEFPPQTGSISLADSDAIIEAVAARIDPERSTPVVFQVIGKPAYPNGPPQAMAVGLLPGREAAYTRAPAASGSAALPASGGVVLGAAAAEYFNVDQVGATVTIGGEAFEVTGILEEQQDRVSNPVVLMALEDALRVMNQANPTALLLTVSNIGDVSALAEDIGSAFPDMRVITQAEIARNLDESLAGTRTFMSLINYTVLAAAIVLVSIVMYMAVMERTRELGILRAIGAGRSRVLGSLLLEAMVLSFVGGLIGNGAGQLLLIYAWKADFMVSGATAAAGVVAAAAIGGLGALIPAFKATQAVPNEALRYE; translated from the coding sequence ATGTATGCCCTGAATAACATCAGCGTACGAAAACTGAGGACGGCACTGACGGTCCTGGGCGTGGCGGTCTGCGTGCAGCTCTTTGTGGTGATCACCTCGATCCTGAACTACACCATCAAGGACCTGGAGCAGGAGCTCGCCAAATACGCCGGCCAGATGTTCGTCCAGGTCGACACCGGCGTCAGTACGGGCGAGGAGTTCCCGCCGCAGACGGGCAGCATCAGCCTGGCGGACAGCGATGCGATCATCGAAGCAGTCGCGGCGCGGATCGACCCGGAGCGCAGCACGCCGGTGGTCTTCCAGGTCATCGGAAAGCCGGCCTACCCCAACGGTCCCCCTCAGGCGATGGCCGTGGGTCTCCTCCCCGGGCGTGAAGCGGCCTACACGAGGGCTCCGGCCGCATCCGGCTCCGCGGCGCTGCCCGCCTCCGGCGGGGTGGTGCTGGGCGCCGCGGCGGCGGAGTACTTCAACGTGGATCAGGTGGGCGCCACGGTCACCATCGGCGGCGAGGCGTTCGAGGTGACCGGCATCCTGGAAGAGCAGCAGGACCGCGTCAGCAACCCGGTGGTGCTGATGGCCCTCGAGGACGCGCTGCGCGTGATGAACCAGGCGAACCCCACCGCCCTCCTGCTGACGGTGAGCAACATCGGCGACGTCTCCGCGCTGGCCGAGGACATCGGGTCGGCGTTCCCCGACATGCGGGTCATCACGCAGGCTGAGATCGCCAGGAATCTGGACGAATCCCTGGCCGGCACCCGCACCTTCATGTCGCTGATCAACTACACCGTCCTCGCCGCCGCCATCGTGCTCGTCTCCATCGTGATGTACATGGCGGTGATGGAACGGACCCGGGAGCTCGGGATCCTGCGGGCCATCGGCGCCGGGCGCAGCCGGGTGCTTGGCAGCCTGCTGCTGGAGGCGATGGTGCTGAGCTTCGTCGGCGGGCTGATCGGCAACGGTGCCGGGCAGTTGCTCCTGATCTACGCCTGGAAGGCCGACTTCATGGTGTCGGGTGCGACGGCCGCAGCCGGCGTGGTGGCTGCGGCCGCCATCGGCGGCCTCGGCGCCCTGATCCCGGCATTCAAGGCCACCCAGGCAGTACCAAACGAGGCGTTGCGCTATGAGTAA
- a CDS encoding ABC transporter ATP-binding protein, with product MSKQMGCVIETRGLAKEYRMGSVTVEALREATLSIETGSCVAITGPSGAGKSTLLSLLGLLDRPTRGTILFQGEDVSRHSDAVLTRLRARFIGYVFQQFHLVPVLKVLDNVLLQLEFAGVPRSRRRQMALEALEKVGMSHRANHYPRELSGGERQRVAIARAIAKRPSLLLADEPTGNLDSANGERILDLLLTLNREGTTLVVVTHDPHIAAQMQRTIQVRDGRLVSEPASVAQGRVSRR from the coding sequence ATGAGTAAGCAAATGGGTTGTGTGATCGAGACGCGCGGGCTTGCGAAAGAGTACCGCATGGGCAGCGTGACGGTGGAGGCGCTGCGGGAGGCCACCCTGAGCATTGAGACGGGGAGCTGCGTGGCCATCACCGGCCCCTCCGGCGCCGGCAAGAGCACGCTGCTGAGCCTCCTGGGCCTGCTCGACCGCCCCACCCGGGGCACGATCCTCTTCCAGGGTGAGGACGTCTCCCGCCACTCCGACGCGGTGCTGACCAGGCTGCGGGCCCGCTTCATCGGCTACGTGTTCCAGCAGTTTCACCTGGTCCCGGTACTCAAAGTGCTCGACAACGTGCTGCTCCAGCTGGAATTTGCGGGGGTTCCCCGGTCCCGGCGCAGGCAGATGGCCCTCGAGGCCCTGGAGAAGGTCGGCATGTCCCACCGGGCGAACCACTACCCCCGCGAGCTCTCCGGAGGCGAGCGGCAGCGCGTCGCCATCGCCCGGGCTATCGCCAAGCGGCCTTCGCTCCTGCTGGCCGACGAGCCGACGGGCAATCTGGACTCGGCCAACGGCGAGCGCATCCTGGACCTGCTGCTCACGCTGAACCGCGAGGGCACGACGCTGGTCGTGGTCACGCACGATCCGCACATCGCCGCCCAGATGCAGCGCACGATCCAGGTGCGCGACGGCCGGCTGGTCTCCGAGCCCGCGAGCGTCGCGCAGGGGCGGGTTTCACGGCGCTGA